The following proteins are co-located in the Eleginops maclovinus isolate JMC-PN-2008 ecotype Puerto Natales chromosome 23, JC_Emac_rtc_rv5, whole genome shotgun sequence genome:
- the cfl1 gene encoding cofilin-1 — translation MASGVKVTDEVIAIFNDMKVRKAQANEDEKRKRKKAILFCMSKDLKNIVLDEGKEILLGDLGTTVQDPYQHFVKMLPPDDCRYALYDATYETKETKKEDLVFIFWAPESAPLKSKMIYASSKDAIKRKFEGIKHEWQVNGLEDLKDRHTLAEKLGGSSVVSLEGAPI, via the exons ATG GCCTCCGGTGTGAAAGTTACAGATGAAGTCATCGCCATCTTCAACGACATGAAGGTCCGTAAGGCTCAGGCGAACGAGgatgagaagaggaagaggaagaaggccATTCTGTTCTGCATGAGCAAGGACCTGAAGAACATTGTCCTGGATGAAGGCAAAGAGATCCTGCTGGGTGACTTGGGAACCACCGTCCAGGACCCCTACCAGCACTTTGTGAAGATGCTGCCCCCAGATGACTGCCGCTACGCCCTGTACGACGCCACCTACGAGaccaaagaaacaaagaaggaGGATCTGGTCTTCATCTTCTG GGCACCAGAGAGTGCCCCTCTGAAGAGCAAGATGATCTATGCCAGCTCAAAAGATGCTATCAAGAGAAAATTTGAAG gTATTAAGCACGAGTGGCAGGTGAACGGTTTGGAAGATCTGAAGGACCGGCACACCCTGGCAGAGAAGCTCGGAGGCTCGTCAGTAGTCAGCCTAGAAGGAGCACCTATATAA
- the si:ch211-145o7.3 gene encoding forkhead box protein N2, with the protein MENSSHLLSPSSPSTFGSLSLPFSSSPQQTSFSNGRLSLPLSPISFPPSPSSLSPSTAESLHSLSPLSHGTASQGHEGQNIQGFSTATVPDQDDLTCLNWLHQRGNLLPLQPLPKITMLPQLESSTPTQPLSPAMSKPPYSFSTLIFMAIEDSPDKRLPVKDIYDWIVNNFPYYRTAPGGWRNSVRHNLSLSKSFRRIQRDKSQSVGKGSLWCVCPEYRPALLEVLRKTHSYHSTNINLLNKPALLEGAEFGVPAVCDSMEMSDPLSHALLLSSPSTQIMTTDNPTFSENPSCPLTPDHEELVTMESVEYQQQGDISEEIEKDPLSDSGYIELHYYESHQYQYLVLPGDTELDLETVEILQLDAEAQEAAGSLLDLAGGVY; encoded by the exons atggagaatAGCTCTCACTTACTGTCGCCCTCGTCACCATCTACTTTTGGAAGCCTTTCCCTGCCTTTCTCGTCTTCACCGCAGCAGACCAGCTTCTCTAATGGTCGTCTTTCCCTCCCACTTTCACCAATTTCATTCCCACCAtccccttcctccctttctccatCAACAGCAGAGTCTCTTCATTCTCTCTCGCCTCTTTCACACGGCACAGCGTCTCAGGGCCATGAAGGACAAAACATACAAGGCTTCAGCACAGCAACTGTACCTGACCAGGATGACCTGACCTGCCTCAACTGGCTGCATCAGAGGGGGAACCTGCTCCCATTGCAGCCCCTTCCCAAAATCACAATGCTGCCTCAGCTTGAGTCCTCCACACCTACCCAACCTCTTTCTCCTGCCATGTCGAAACCTCCGTATTCCTTCAGTACTCTGATTTTCATGGCGATAGAAGACTCACCTGACAAGAGGCTTCCAGTTAAGGACATCTACGATTGGATAGTGAACAATTTCCCTTACTACAGGACTGCCCCCGGAGGCTGGAGGAACTCTGTTAGACACAACCTGTCGCTGAGCAAGAGCTTCCGTCGCATTCAGAGGGACAAGAGCCAG TCAGTGGGGAAGGGAtcgctgtggtgtgtgtgtccagagtATCGGCCAGCGCTCCTCGAAGTGCTCAGGAAGACCCACAGTTATCACAGCACCAACATCAATCTGTTAAACAAGCCTGCATT GCTGGAGGGAGCAGAGTTCGGGGTGCCTGCAGTGTGCGACTCTATGGAAAtgtcag ATCCTCTCTCTCacgccctcctcctctcctcgccATCAACGCAAATCATGACCACTGATAACCCAACTTTCTCTGAAAACCCATCGTGCCCTTTGACCCCGGATCACGAGGAGCTCGTCACCATGGAGTCGGTTGAATACCAGCAGCAGGGCGATATCAGCGAGGAGATAGAGAAGGACCCCCTGTCAGACAGCGGTTACATCGAGTTACATTATTACGAGTCTCACCAGTACCAGTACCTGGTGCTGCCCGGTGACACAGAGCTGGACCTGGAGACTGTGGAGATCCTTCAGCTTGATGCAGAGGCCCAGGAGGCTGCTGGGTCACTGTTGGACTTGGCAGGTGGcgtttattaa
- the prss23 gene encoding serine protease 23, whose translation MMTPLEISLLLTHLLFFPLTLCLLHPPPVHVPTLVPHVPTPLLRSRFSAHTQLDFTTHCDSSCFHRGEQEAQKEQLSEKLAFETLYADGSRTLTTVDVEGDDKEFEGNPFTQTPRPRARVKPRHKRVRRQIYGADGRFNIQGNNFLLDYPFSTAVRISTGCTGVLVSQQHVLTAAHCVHDGKDYVKGARKLRVGFLLPPSINGTKAGLTSSKRPLVRWVRVKRTRVPKGWIQGPQEVSMDFDYALLELRWPHRRPFMRLSVAPSSDDLAGHRIHFSGFDSDRSGELVYRFCPVEEESSDLIYQHCDARPGASGSGVYGRVWDNSLERWERKVIGIFSGHQWLEIDGENRDYNVAVRITPLKFAQICYWVHGNRLDCVQD comes from the coding sequence ATGATGACCCCACTGGAGATCTCCCTCCTGCTGACTCACCTGCTCTTCTTCCCCCTCACCCTATGCCTCCTGCACCCCCCGCCCGTCCATGTCCCCACGCTCGTCCCTCACGTACCGACGCCTCTCCTCCGCTCTCGCTTCAGCGCTCACACTCAGCTGGACTTCACAACTCACTGCGACTCCAGCTGCTTCcacagaggagagcaggaggcCCAGAAGGAGCAGCTCTCTGAGAAACTGGCCTTTGAGACGCTGTACGCCGACGGCTCCCGCACCCTCACTACTGTGGATGTGGAAGGTGATGATAAGGAGTTTGAAGGTAATCCCTTTACTCAAACTCCAAGACCAAGAGCAAGAGTGAAGCCCAGGCACAAACGCGTGAGGCGGCAGATCTACGGAGCAGACGGACGTTTTAACATCCAAGGGAACAACTTCCTGTTGGATTACCCGTTCTCCACAGCCGTGCGGATCTCCACTGGTTGCACCGGTGTTCTTGTATCTCAACAGCATGTCCTCACAGCGGCACACTGCGTGCATGATGGGAAGGATTATGTCAAGGGGGCGCGAAAGCTCAGGGTGGGATTCCTGTTACCTCCATCCATCAATGGCACCAAAGCCGGCCTCACGTCCTCCAAGAGGCCTCTGGTGCGCTGGGTGAGGGTGAAGCGTACTCGTGTGCCTAAGGGCTGGATTCAGGGCCCTCAGGAGGTCAGCATGGACTTTGACTATGCTCTGCTGGAGCTGCGTTGGCCTCACCGTCGGCCCTTCATGCGCCTCTCTGTGGCCCCCTCCTCTGACGACCTAGCAGGGCACCGCATCCACTTCTCTGGCTTCGACAGCGACAGATCCGGGGAGCTGGTGTACAGATTTTGTCCCGTGGAAGAGGAGTCCAGTGACCTGATATACCAGCACTGTGATGCCCGACCAGGGGCCAGCGGATCAGGAGTGTATGGGAGAGTGTGGGACAACAGTTTAGAGCGGTGGGAGAGGAAGGTCATCGGCATCTTCTCCGGACACCAGTGGCTGGAGATAGATGGGGAGAACCGGGATTACAATGTGGCAGTGCGCATCACTCCTCTGAAGTTTGCTCAGATCTGTTACTGGGTGCACGGTAACAGATTAGACTGTGTCCAGGACTAA
- the atl3 gene encoding atlastin-3, which yields MGTKAGPVQIVTVCKEEHSFTLDTEALARVLLAPEVRDKNVVVLSVAGAFRKGKSFLLDFMLRYMYRTGDQNWLGGDEELLTGFSWRGGSEPETTGIQIWSEVFPITKSDGTEVAVVLMDTQGAFDNQSTVKDCATIFALSTMTSSVQIYNLSQNIQEDDLQQLQLFTEYGRLAMDEIFLKPFQSLMFLIRDWSFPYEYTYGFKGGKEFLDKRLQVNESQHEELQTVRDHIHSCFTNISCFLLPHPGLKVATSPVFEGQLNAVAPEFKEELKSLIPKLLRPDRLAEKEINGNKVTCRGLLEYFKAYIKIYQGEDLPQPKTMLMATAEANNLAAVATAKDQYTRNMERVCGGDLPYVAPESLLKKHTFFLGEALHSFSSTKKMGGQEFCDRYQEQLEMELEEMWHSLSKHNQSKNLFSAFRTPAVLFVLVCLLYVLSGVLFFIGLATFALVCDYVLGVVMMSMLTWAFIRYSGRYHSVGGAIDQAAGVILEQATDVLNKSRGAGATAQKKSS from the exons ATGGGAACTAAAGCAGGCCCAGTTCAGATCGTCACAGTGTGTAAGGAGGAACACTCCTTTACTCTGGACACCGAGGCTTTGGCTCGGGTTCTGCTGGCTCCTGAGGTCCGAGACAAGAATGTGGTGGTGCTGTCCGTGGCCGGAGCCTTCAGGAAGGGAAAGAGCTTCCTGCTGGACTTCATGCTCCGCTACATGTACAGAACT GGTGATCAAAACTGGCTGGGAGGTGATGAGGAGCTGCTGACTGGATTTTCTTGGAGAGGAGGATCAGAGCCAGAGACAACTGGCATCCAGATCTGGAGCGAAGTTTTCCCCATCACAAAGAGCGATGGAACAGAG GTGGCGGTAGTGTTGATGGACACTCAAGGAGCCTTTGATAACCAGTCCACCGTGAAGGACTGTGCCACCATCTTTGCCCTCAGCACCATGACCAGCTCCGTACAG ATCTACAACCTGTCACAGAACATCCAGGAGGATGATCTGCAGCAGCTACAG CTGTTCACAGAGTATGGTCGTCTGGCCATGGATGAGATCTTCCTGAAGCCCTTCCAG TCTTTGATGTTTCTAATCAGGGACTGGAGCTTCCCCTATGAGTATACCTACGGGTTTAAAGGAGGCAAGGAGTTCCTGGATAAACGGTTACAG GTAAATGAGTCCCAGCATGAGGAGCTGCAAACAGTGAGGGACCACATCCATTCCTGCTTCACCAACATCTCCTGCTTCTTGTTACCCCACCCTGGACTGAAGGTGGCCACCAGTCCTGTTTTCGAGGGACAACTTAACG CTGTGGCCCCGGAGTtcaaagaggagctgaagagtTTGATCCCTAAACTGCTGCGTCCCGACCGCCTGGCTGAGAAGGAAATAAATGGTAACAAAGTCACCTGCCGGGGCCTGCTGGAGTACTTTAAG GCTTACATCAAGATTTACCAGGGAGAAGACCTGCCCCAGCCAAAGACTATGCTCATG GCTACAGCAGAGGCTAACAACCTGGCTGCCGTGGCAACAGCCAAAGATCAGTACACCAGGAATATGGAGAGG GTGTGTGGCGGGGACCTGCCCTACGTGGCTCCTGAGTCTCTGCTGAAAAAGCATACCTTTTTCTTGGGAGAAGCTCTTCACAGCTTCTCCTCCACCAAGAAGATGGGCGGACAAGAATTTTGTGACCGTTACCAAGAACAGCTGGAAATGGAGCTGGAGGAAATGTGGCACTCACTCAGCAAGCACAACCAG TCTAAAAACCTCTTCAGCGCCTTCCGGACGCCTGCAGTGCTGTTTGTGCTGGTGTGCCTCCTCTATGTGCTGTCGGGCGTGCTATTCTTCATCGGCCTGGCGACCTTCGCCCTGGTGTGTGACTACGTTCTGGGCGTGGTCATGATGTCCATGCTGACGTGGGCCTTCATCCGCTACTCTGGTCGCTACCACAGTGTGGGGGGAGCCATCGACCAGGCTGCAGGTGTCATACTGGAGCAG GCCACTGATGTGTTGAACAAGTCGCGAGGTGCAGGCGCCACTGCACAGAAGAAATCCAGTTAG